The proteins below come from a single Cololabis saira isolate AMF1-May2022 chromosome 2, fColSai1.1, whole genome shotgun sequence genomic window:
- the ankrd11 gene encoding ankyrin repeat domain-containing protein 11 isoform X2, producing the protein MPKGGGSKTPQLDHFPLNTDMVEKQGGKKDKVLSNKTPKLDRSDGVKEMKEKAPKRKLPFTAGANGDQKDSDSEKPGPERKRIKKEPTNTRKAGLPFGMGMPGIRAGYPLSERQQVAFLMQMTAEESVNSPDTTPKHQSQSSLGQKGTPNSASKTKDKVNKRNERGETRLHRAAIRGEVRRIKELISEGADVNVKDFAGWTALHEACNRGYYDVAKQLLAAGAEVNTKGLDDDTPLHDASNNGHFKVVKLLLRYGGDPRQSNRRGETPLKVANSQTMLNLLLGKGTYTSSEESSSESSEEEDAPSFAPSSSVDGNNTDSEFEKGLKLKGKVSDTPKSAVTPVKDEYEFDEDDEEERVPPVDDKHLLKKDFRKDTVPKTNSFIAIPKMEVKTYSKSNSLTPKKTVRRIISDSNSSDEDDRTLCFTPAPTPRQQAQQTNTKTRDSVNTSSKQQKDKSKVKKKRKKESKNNVSKEVRFGKVNDKFCTSDSDCGDMESEDEKGSNSIKDSSTMSLKESPGFNASSSTHGNLNSQKQAPSLAEQHPKQWRTDGWKTVSSPTWSDVSSLSDSVRTRLSSESDYSSADSSVESIKQIKKKTQENKKKNNSVHSNIVDKKNSELYKNSTAECTASKTDVDGKVVKKHKVKHKHKTKEKDKAPSLVLNQDMNEKFVKSYSFDFDDSRLKSLIVDSESASESKVKISKHDKDHSKKEDRLTKNKSEDKDWSSGKDLHRTSKEEKNKKAKDSTKDKTSKEDREKPLKFDKDRNFKEKEKPKDDKQKAHKEEKKKKSKEKSSSKAERKSEQKEEKHLKVDKEKNIKEEKEKCKKDKTQKEETEHEGYDVNNRFLNLEDTKLSASDDHHDRWGSEMSSDSSLYGDDSWDAPVKEVKEVKEYKSNNTVKLIVETVKEETRRKENKVKDKKSDHSEKRSEKEATSKKKDKDVSEKTNEKKKDWSEKQKLNSTHSAEKEKKRKESTETAKDKKEKDSLENSRDRKDLYEFMKDRKDLKIKQESIIDDYSNDTLFKDSEAVGKSCDIRERNHSGKEKEKKGEGTEKREKTKTDKHKEKTKDRGADQEKDKSERSSSEKTVKEKDTDRGTKDKKEGAKDKHKDSHGKDKDRKMSSDQTKDKKEKASQDKHVDREKDFLEVKKEERKTEKIREKTWYKIADIFTDESDDDEESYNSGVVLGLDSIRKDSTPDQDELDHFPLRKTPAEAKHNTEKAKDKEHKDKKKDKGTFDTGKERKGSLEKHNKDKKDLVDAKYKERKDRMSVDSNQEKKNKQKLLDKRDTSEEKTKSKYKDKQDHSKERKPSKASGENEKSLLEKLEEEAMNDYKDDSNDKNSEISSDSFTDRGHEPVPTSYYDAISLTDIPEDRRESLSISTPQDKFREKERHRHSSSSSSKKSHDKEKEKVKKDKGDKRDKTGDIRESFSRRESLPFEKEPMPLEADPYTFPFGGKGDGEDDFEKTLEFEKEMSKKDKEKASGIISDRMKDKKKKEKHKEKMKEEKSKYIDGFGSFKHSKEDVKSGLKDSPQITVLKDRSKEQSPKFDLKKDRNRDALDKDNRVDHSKSKAKDENEKLPQSKDTVRKDNRPREKLLVDDDHQMTSFGQMLSQKDQEIGIYLKKHKEKMKQMERLRPKSKDPKLKDKAKSTEEMRKNRSELSSKKSNSLESGLKEKKLKEVVLPAQMTSPGRKFQPTDNPNSKDWLAGHQMKENLPASPRPDQNRPTGVPTPTSVISCPSFEEVMQTPRTPSCSPEDYPDILIEGLECQNSSTLTTSMNAYSPSFFDRYSNSQSFQEGTCPTPAKNLQLPLVSRSASSDVRRPLEVEFKAEADKFLQQQSDQAAEFDPESASQPLEDKSAAADRLECLSPYFSPIRMLSPREEPAHPTADVAAATLSVAESNEHLPESVYNFLPKPSTPVHRPDPHEACFDIAAPPTPAPAALPPLEIDDISEPHHTEPNLVLSDLPSATEEPEQEEEEMGEEEEEEEEEEDEEEEEEEEEEEEEVGDLNERTDGDCGVAEEVEQTRESCSFSPRVEEHLRKSWPAESPDRQEPEIHHLSPAHAVPNHGTNCFDHNMGWNPDMDIKSPHGEIEAAVSKITSPYSHSDSEMHALSGHPSVTPPYATWNRWHKEDTEDFDEQKEDVADMPSPERSDTAMDGEPNYLNTSSSSNRLESFFQECNKPIVEDEHQMEAESTCVESESRPSTHDFSGTPDDEHVAPAVGPEPVVPWADPFSADADELDDLGPFSLPDLPLPDKSEETEPQEPELVDHDKTVSPHIRHTIMEREDPDIMEVDLPSQTKTPSPAADLSLQESASQDLVVPSPHTNFQQELDLEPQSVPTSNSLSLNQQQGSMDRQLPHGGPDESEPNMLYSSVKSDTSQQHHIHVHSLSESLPSPLDSVSMVNPDVTQGEMSQTVAESAPCTPLQLSGPVPLLSTLEEPESQEPTSRLTPVTPTPVVDIPKKVEEIPQRVTRNRAKNNPSAAVVLPTSSIANVSAAATTVTSIPVVSLNPIPVRTPTPTSVSSLSALKKDKDSGLSVPSATSISSTAVSTVTTSASVVLSKTTKGRPLPVDEEESQTQHPRKRKFPRPTGQQVQVQLVNTAMQQTREMIQQTLAVVVNAIKLDDIEPYHSDRFNPYFEYLQIRKKIEEKRKILCYITPQAPQCYAEYVTYTGSYLLDGKPLSKLHIPVIAPPPSLSEPLKELFRQQETVRGKLRLQHSIEREKLIVSCEQEVLRVHCRAARTIANQAVPFSACTMLLDSEVYNMPSESQGDENKSVRDRFNARQFISWIQDVDDKYDRMKTCLLMRQQHEAAALNAVQRMEWQLKVQELDPAGHKSLCVNEVPSFYVPMVDVNDDFVLLPA; encoded by the exons TGACTCAG AGAAACCAGGTCCAGAGAGGAAGCGCATTAAAAAGGAGCCCACTAACACCCGGAAGGCGGGCTTGCCGTTTGGAATGGGGATGCCAGGGATCCGGGCCGGGTACCCCCTCTCTGAGCGGCAGCAGGTGGCCTTCCTTATGCAAATGACAGCTGAAGAGTCCGTCAACAGTCCAG ACACAACACCAAAGCACCAGTCACAGTCCAGTCTGGGTCAGAAGGGAACGCCAAACTCTGCATCTAAAACCAAAGACAAAGTGAATAAGCGTAATGAGAGAGGAGAGACTCGACTGCACAGAGCAGCAATTCGCGGAGAGGTACGCCGCATCAAGGAGCTCATCAGTGAGGGAGCTGATGTGAATGTAAAAGACTTTGCAG GTTGGACTGCATTGCATGAGGCATGCAACAGGGGGTATTACGATGTGGCCAAACAGCTGCTGGCAGCCGGCGCAGAGGTCAACACCAAGGGTTTGGATGATGACACCCCTCTCCATGATGCATCCAACAATGGACATTTCAaa GTGGTTAAACTACTTTTACGATATGGAGGGGATCCACGTCAAAGCAACAGAAGgggtgaaacgccactgaaggTTGCAAACTCTCAAACGATGCTGAATCTGTTGCTGGGGAAAGGCACTTACACCTCAAGTGAAGAGAGTTCATCAG AATCTTCAGAGGAGGAAGATGCCCCCTCATTTGCCCCCTCCAGCTCTGTAGATGGCAATAACACAGACTCTGAATTTGAGAAGGGCCTGAAGTTAAAAGGGAAAGTCTCAGACACTCCTAAATCTGCCGTCACACCTGTCAAAGATGAATACGAATTTGAcgaggatgatgaggaggagcGTGTCCCTCCCGTAGACGATAAACATCTCTTGAAGAAAGATTTCAGAAAGGACACAGTTCCTAAGACCAACAGCTTCATCGCTATACCCAAGATGGAGGTGAAAACCTATTCCAAAAGCAACTCGCTCACACCAAAGAAAACAGTCAGGCGGATCATCTCTGACAGCAACAGTTCAGACGAGGATGATAGGACGTTGTGTTTTACACCAGCGCCCACGCCACGGCAACAAGCCCAGCAAACAAATACCAAGACAAGAGACTCTGTTAACACGAGCTCTaaacaacaaaaagacaagAGTAAAGtaaagaagaagagaaagaaggagAGTAAAAATAACGTCAGTAAAGAAGTCAGATTTGGTAAAGTCAATGACAAATTTTGTACATCTGACTCTGATTGTGGCGACATGGAGAGTGAGGATGAAAAGGGCTCAAATAGTATAAAGGACTCTTCTACAATGAGCCTTAAGGAATCCCCCGGCTTTAATGCGTCCTCTTCTACTCATGGAAACTTGAACTCTCAAAAACAAGCACCATCATTAGCAGAACAGCATCCAAAGCAGTGGAGGACAGATGGTTGGAAGACGGTGTCCTCCCCTACTTGGTCAGATGTCAGTTCTCTTTCAGATTCAGTCAGGACGAGATTGTCAAGCGAGTCTGACTACTCCTCTGCTGATTCCAGTGTCGAgtcaataaaacaaattaagaaGAAGACACAggagaacaaaaagaagaacaacAGCGTGCACAGTAATATTGTAGACAAGAAAAACTCGGAGCTCTATAAAAACTCCACTGCAGAGTGCACCGCCTCCAAAACCGATGTAGATGGTAAAGTGGTCAAAAAGCATAaagtaaaacataaacataaaactaaGGAAAAAGACAAAGCGCCTAGCTTAGTGCTTAATCAAGACATGAATGAGAAATTTGTGAAGAGCTACTCTTTCGACTTTGATGACTCAAGACTGAAGTCTCTAATTGTCGATTCAGAATCGGCATCTGAGAGCAAGGTGAAAATATCCAAACATGACAAAGACCATTCAAAAAAGGAGGATCGGCTTACAAAAAACAAGTCTGAGGATAAAGACTGGTCATCTGGAAAAGACCTACATAGAACatcaaaagaagagaaaaacaagaaagcaAAGGACTCCACCAAGGACAAGACGAGTAAAGAGGACAGGGAGAAGCCTTTAAAATTTGACAAAGATAGAAATtttaaagagaaggaaaaacccAAGGACGACAAACAAAAGGCTCacaaagaggagaagaagaaaaagtccAAGGAAAAGTCCTCCTCAAAGGCagaaagaaaaagtgaacaGAAAGAGGAGAAACATCTAAAGGTGGACAAGGAGAAAAACAtcaaagaggagaaggagaaatgtaaaaaagacaaaacacaaaaagaagAGACCGAACATGAAGGCTATGACGTTAACAACCGCTTCCTCAACCTGGAGGACACAAAGCTCAGTGCGTCAGACGACCATCATGACCGATGGGGCTCTGAGATGTCTTCCGATTCTTCCCTCTACGGAGATGACAGTTGGGATGCTCCTGTCAAAGAGGTCAAAGAAGTCAAGGAATATAAATCCAACAATACCGTTAAGCTAATTGTTGAGACTGTTAAGGAAGAGAcaaggaggaaagaaaacaaagtcAAGGACAAGAAATCAGATCATAGTGAAAAAAGATCAGAAAAAGAAGCCACTtccaaaaagaaagacaaagacGTGTCGGAAAAGACAaacgagaagaaaaaagactGGTCGGAGAAACAGAAGTTAAATTCCACCCACTCGgctgagaaagaaaagaagcgcAAGGAGTCTACAGAAACAGCGaaagacaaaaaggaaaaggatTCTCTGGAGAACAGTCGAGACCGTAAAGACTTGTATGAATTCATGAAAGACAGAAAAGACCTAAAAATCAAGCAGGAATCTATAATAGATGACTATAGCAACGATACTTTGTTTAAAGACAGTGAAGCTGTTGGTAAATCGTGTGATATCAGAGAAAGAAACCACTCTggaaaggagaaggagaagaaaggtgaGGGAACGGAGAAGcgagaaaagacaaaaactgaCAAGcacaaagagaaaacaaaagacAGAGGAGCTGATCAAGAGAAGGACAAGAGTGAACGAAGTTCCTCAGAAAAAACTGTCAAGGAAAAAGACACAGACCGGGGCACCAAAGACAAAAAGGAGGGAGCCAAAGACAAACATAAAGACTCGCACGGCAAAGACAAAGATCGAAAGATGTCCTCAGATCAGACGAAGGACAAGAAAGAAAAGGCCTCTCAAGATAAACATGTCGATAGGGAGAAGGACTTCTTGGAAGTAAAGAAAGAGGAACGGAAAACGGAGAAGATCCGCGAGAAAACGTGGTACAAGATAGCTGACATATTCACCGATGAGAGTGACGACGATGAGGAGAGCTACAACAGCGGCGTCGTACTTGGGTTGGACTCCATCAGAAAAGACTCGACACCTGATCAGGATGAGCTGGATCACTTCCCCCTGAGAAAAACTCCCGCAGAGGCCAAACACAACACTGAAAaggcaaaagacaaagaacACAAAGACAAGAAGAAAGATAAGGGCACATTTGACACGGGTAAAGAGAGGAAAGGCTCCCTAGAGAAACACAACAAAGACAAGAAGGATTTGGTGGATGCAAAATACAAGGAAAGAAAAGATAGGATGTCAGTGGACTCCaaccaagaaaagaaaaataagcagAAGCTGTTGGACAAAAGGGACACAAGTGaggaaaagacaaaaagcaAATATAAAGACAAGCAGGACCATTCCAAGGAAAGAAAGCCCTCAAAAGCCAGTGGTGAGAATGAGAAGTCCCTTTTAGAAAAACTAGAGGAGGAAGCTATGAACGACTACAAGGATGACTCTAATGACAAGAACAGTGAAATCTCCTCAGATAGTTTCACTGATCGAGGTCATGAGCCCGTGCCCACCAGTTACTACGACGCCATCAGCCTGACCGATATCCCTGAGGACAGAAGAGAGTCGCTGTCCATCTCTACGCCGCAGGATAAgttcagagagaaagagaggcatcgacattcctcttcctcttcatctAAAAAGAGCCATgacaaagagaaggaaaaagtcAAGAAGGACAAAGGAGACAAACGTGACAAAACGGGGGACATAAGAGAATCCTTCAGCCGCAGAGAGAGCCTGCCTTTTGAGAAGGAGCCCATGCCTCTAGAGGCCGACCCTTACACATTCCCGTTTGGAGGAAAAGGAGACGGAGAAGACGACTTTGAAAAAACATTGGAATTTGagaaagaaatgtccaaaaaagacaaagaaaaagccAGTGGTATCATTAGTGACAGGATGAAggacaaaaagaagaaagagaaacatAAGGAAAAGATGAAGGAGGAGAAGAGTAAATATATTGATGGCTTTGGATCATTTAAGCACTCCAAAGAGGATGTGAAGTCAGGGTTGAAAGATAGCCCCCAGATCACTGTCCTGAAAGACAGGTCGAAAGAACAAAGTCCTAAATTTGATTTGAAGAAAGACCGAAATCGAGACGCATTGGACAAAGACAACCGAGTGGATCATAGTAAATCTAAGGCTAAGGACGAAAATGAGAAGCTCCCTCAGTCCAAAGACACAGTTCGGAAAGATAATCGTCCACGTGAAAAACTGTTGGTGGATGATGATCATCAAATGACCAGTTTCGGTCAAATGTTGAGTCAGAAAGACCAGGAAATTGGGATATACCtcaaaaaacataaagaaaaaatgaaacagaTGGAGAGGTTAAGGCCCAAATCAAAGGATCCCAAACTCAAAGACAAAGCCAAGTCCACAGAGGAAATGCGGAAAAACCGCAGTGAGTTGTCTTCAAAGAAGTCCAACAGCTTGGAGTCTGGTCTGAAAGAGAAGAAGCTGAAGGAAGTCGTTCTCCCAGCTCAAATGACTTCTCCGGGAAGAAAGTTCCAGCCAACCGACAATCCGAACTCAAAAGACTGGCTGGCCGGCCACCAAATGAAGGAGAACCTCCCTGCTTCTCCCCGGCCCGATCAGAACAGGCCAACGGGTGTCCCCACGCCAACATCTGTCATCTCTTGTCCCAGCTTTGAAGAAGTAATGCAGACTCCACGCACCCCCTCTTGCAGTCCAGAGGATTACCCTGACATTTTGATAGAAGGGCTGGAGTGCCAGAATTCATCAACCTTGACGACATCAATGAATGCCTACTCTCCATCCTTTTTTGACAG GTATTCAAACTCGCAGAGTTTTCAAGAGGGCACTTGTCCCACGCCTGCAAAGAACCTCCAGCTGCCACTTGTCAGCCGGTCTGCATCATCTGATGTCCGCAGGCCTCTGGAGGTCGAGTTCAAAGCCGAGGCCGACAAATTTCTTCAACAGCAGAGTGACCAAGCAGCGGAATTTGACCCAGAATCTGCCTCTCAACCTCTGGAGGACAAATCAGCAGCTGCGGATCGGTTGGAGTGCTTATCCCCGTATTTCTCCCCGATACGGATGTTGTCTCCTCGCGAGGAGCCGGCCCATCCAACAGCAGATGTGGCTGCAGCAACTCTTTCTGTTGCGGAAAGCAATGAACATCTTCCTGAGAGCGTGTACAATTTCTTACCCAAACCCTCCACGCCAGTTCATCGGCCGGATCCCCATGAAGCATGCTTCGACATCGCTGCCCCACCAACCCCAGCTCCCGCTGCTTTGCCACCTCTGGAAATTGATGACATCTCTGAGCCTCACCACACTGAACCCAATCTGGTTCTCTCAGACCTCCCTTCTGCCACAGAAGAACCGgagcaggaagaggaggagatgggggaggaagaagaggaggaagaagaggaggaggatgaagaggaggaggaagaggaagaagaagaagaggaggaagtagGTGACCTTAATGAGAGAACTGATGGAGACTGTGGTGTAGCGGAAGAAGTGGAGCAAACAAGAGAGTCATGTTCCTTCTCCCCGCGAGTTGAGGAACATTTGAGGAAAAGCTGGCCCGCAGAGTCTCCGGACCGACAAGAGCCAGAGATCCATCATCTGTCCCCTGCACACGCTGTTCCTAACCATGGCACGAACTGTTTTGATCACAACATGGGCTGGAACCCTGATATGGACATCAAATCTCCCCATGGAGAGATAGAGGCTGCTGTGTCTAAAATAACCAGCCCCTACTCACATTCTGACAGCGAAATGCATGCCTTGTCTGGACACCCCTCTGTCACTCCTCCTTATGCTACCTGGAATAGGTGGCACAAAGAAGACACGGAGGACTTTGATGAGCAGAAGGAGGATGTGGCGGACATGCCTTCTCCAGAGAGGTCAGACACAGCCATGGATGGGGAACCCAACTATTTAAACACCTCATCGTCCTCCAATAGGCTGGAGTCATTTTTCCAAGAATGCAATAAGCCAATCGTAGAGgatgagcaccagatggaagcCGAGTCCACTTGTGTAGAATCAGAAAGCAGACCCAGCACTCATGATTTCAGTGGCACACCTGACGATGAGCATGTTGCTCCAGCTGTGGGGCCAGAGCCAGTGGTGCCCTGGGCAGATCCATTTTCAGCTGATGCAGATGAACTCGATGACCTCGGGCCGTTCTCTTTGCCCGACCTACCGTTACCAGACAAGTCTGAAGAAACCGAGCCTCAAGAGCCTGAACTAGTTGACCATGACAAGACCGTGTCACCTCATATAAGACACACCATTATGGAGAGAGAGGACCCAGATATAATGGAAGTTGACCTGCCTAGTCAGACTAAAACACCAAGCCCCGCTGCAGACCTCAGTTTACAGGAATCTGCCAGTCAAGACTTGGTTGTACCATCACCACATACCAACTTCCAGCAAGAGTTGGATCTTGAGCCTCAAAGTGTTCCCACCAGCAATTCACTTTCTCTTAATCAACAACAGGGCAGCATGGACCGACAGTTACCGCACGGAGGACCTGATGAGTCAGAACCCAATATGCTGTATTCATCTGTAAAATCAGATACTAGTCAGCAGCATCACATACATGTCCATTCCCTTTCTGAGTCATTGCCGTCACCCCTGGATTCGGTGTCCATGGTAAATCCAGATGTGACACAGGGAGAGATGTCCCAGACAGTGGCAGAATCTGCTCCTTGCACTCCTCTCCAGCTCTCAGGCCCAGTCCCCCTCTTGAGTACGTTGGAAGAACCAGAGTCTCAGGAGCCTACGTCCAGACTAACACCGGTTACCCCAACGCCAGTTGTAGATATCCCTAAGAAGGTGGAGGAAATCCCCCAAAGGGTGACTCGCAATCGCGCCAAGAACAATCCCTCTGCTGCTGTTGTCCTTCCTACCTCCAGCATAGCAAACGTGTCTGCCGCTGCCACCACTGTGACGAGCATCCCCGTGGTGAGCTTAAACCCCATCCCAGTGAGAACGCCGACACCCACCTCAGTCTCTTCCTTGTCAGCTCTGAAAAAGGACAAAGACTCTGGACTGAGCGTTCCCTCTGCTACATCAATTTCAAGCACAGCGGTGTCTACAGTGACAACTTCTGCATCAGTGGTGCTAAGTAAAACCACAAAAGGTCGGCCGCTCCCTGTGGATGAAGAGGAATCCCAGACCCAGCACCCACGGAAGAGGAAATTTCCACGTCCTACTGGGCAGCAAGTCCAGGTCCAACTGGTTAACACAGCCATGCAGCAGACCAGGGAAATGATTCAGCAGACCTTAGCTGTCGTAGTCAATGCCATCAAGTTGGATGACATCGAGCCCTACCATAGTGACCGCTTCAACCCTTATTTTGAATACCTACAGATCAGGAAGAAGATTGAAGAGAAGAGGAAGATTCTGTGCTACATAACCCCTCAGGCCCCACAGTGTTACGCAGAGTATGTGACATACACTGGCTCTTACCTGCTGGATGGCAAACCCCTCAGCAAGCTTCACATTCCTGTG